The Stutzerimonas stutzeri RCH2 genomic interval ATGTCGGTCCAGGCGTTGCCCAGCCCGTCGTCATACGCGCCGAGAAAGCGCGACTCGATGGCCGCGAGCGGAGCGTCGACGTACTCGCGCCCGGCGATCAGCTGTGCCGTGCTGCGGCGGTTTTCCAAGCTCTGGTCGATGAAACGGCTCGCCTCCAGTATTGCCATCACCAGCGCGCGGGCCGTGTTGGGGTACTGCTCGACGAAAGTCCGGGTGCAACCGAGCACCTTCTCCGGGTGGTCGGGCCAGATCGATTGGCTGGTCGCCAGGGTGAAACCGACACCTTCGGCGATCGCCTGGGCGCCCCATGGCTCGCCGGCGCAGAAACCATCGATGCGTCCCGCCCGCAGGTTCGCCACCATTTGCGAGGGTGGCAGCACAAGCGTTCGCACATCTTGCAGGGGGTGGATGCCATTGGCGGCTAGCCAGTAGTACAGCCAGAGCGCATGGGTGCCGGTGGGAAAGGTATGCGCGAGCGTCAGGCGCGCACCGCTTTGGCGCACGCCGTTGCGCAACGCCTCGGGATTGGTCACGCCGGCTGCCTTCAGCGAGGCAGACAGGCTGATGCTTTGTCCGTTCTGCGCCAGCCCCATGAGCACCGCCATGTCCACCGCGGGGCTGCCGCCGATTCCCAGGTGTACGGCGTAGATCAGTCCGTACAACCCGTGCGCAGCATCCAGTTCGCCACCGACCAGCTTGTCGCGCAGGGCCGACCAGGAACTCTGGCGCTGCAGGTTCAGCGTCAGGCCGAACGGCTGGGCGAAGCCCTGAGTGGCCGCGACGATCAGCGATGCAGCATCGGTGAGCGGCAGAAAGCCCAGATTGACCGAGCTCTTTTCCGGTGCGTCGCTGCCGGCAACCCAGGCCAGTGCGTCGTGGCGGTGCGGCGAGAAGGGGTCCGTCATGCTGTGTTGGCCTTTTCGATTGCGAAGCGCGCGGTAAATGTCGACGTTTGCCGCGACGGCTCAGGTATGGTCTGTGCCAAGCCTGAAGCAAGCGATATGCCAGCGTGGAAATGGTGCACGGCGCGGTGCATGCGCACCGCGTCGGTGAGGGGCGGTTAGCTCAGGCTGCTGGTCAGCGCGGGTAGAGTGGCGGCAGGGCGCTTTGGTCCTGCTCGATGCTGGGAGTGATCGCCGGAGGCAGGGCCTGGATTGCCTGCCACAGGGCGTCGCCCTGCCAGCGCTGGCCGGCTTCGCTGTACAGCGCACCATTGAGCCCATCCAGCGCATCGGACAGCGGTACGAAGCGCGCAGCCATGTCCGCCAAAGTCTCCGGTTGTTGTCGCGCCCAGGCGTCCAGCGCCTGGCGAGTGGCATGGGAGTCGTTGGCCTGGCAGGCGCGACGCAGGTCGTCGAGCAGGCTGCGCGGGGTGGGTCCAGGCT includes:
- a CDS encoding CmpA/NrtA family ABC transporter substrate-binding protein; this encodes MTDPFSPHRHDALAWVAGSDAPEKSSVNLGFLPLTDAASLIVAATQGFAQPFGLTLNLQRQSSWSALRDKLVGGELDAAHGLYGLIYAVHLGIGGSPAVDMAVLMGLAQNGQSISLSASLKAAGVTNPEALRNGVRQSGARLTLAHTFPTGTHALWLYYWLAANGIHPLQDVRTLVLPPSQMVANLRAGRIDGFCAGEPWGAQAIAEGVGFTLATSQSIWPDHPEKVLGCTRTFVEQYPNTARALVMAILEASRFIDQSLENRRSTAQLIAGREYVDAPLAAIESRFLGAYDDGLGNAWTDMHPLRFFADGAANMPYLSDGLWFMTQLRRWGLLRQDPNYLEIAQQVQQADLYRQAAEALGMPVPQSPLRSATLMDGTTWDGSDPAAYARSFALHAMADQTVAAAL